The DNA window CGTACACATGAGCGACTCGAGGCGACTATCCTAAAGGTGATGTCAACTGCTTCTATCATTCCTGCTACAGTAAAGCAATGGGAAGAATGGACGGGCATGCGATTTATGAGCGACGGACAATATGTGATTCCCGGCGGACTCGCCCCTCTTGAAATAAGTTTATCAAAAGATGAAGGGGTTTATATTGAGCCCAATGTCTGGATGGAACATAAGGTTGATCTTTGACCGTTCCCGATAATATCAACCCTTCGATGGTACGCTAATATAAAAATGAGCATAAACTACAAATGACCCCAGGTACCAGCCTGGAACCCATTGTAGGGTGCATTTCATCGACGAGATGGGAGTCCCCATCCGAGCGAAGCTGAGGCCAAGAACCCCACATCCTAGCGGCGGGACCGACCAATCCTTTTGCTAGGAGGGGGTTTTTTCGTCTCCTGGGTTGTATTTCTTCAAAGTATGCGCATGTGTTTTCCGCATCGGCAGCAAGACTAAGGAACGAAGTGACTGTAGCGAGACTTGTGCTTTAGTGCAAAGCAAGACTAGGGAACGGAGTAACTGTAGCGAGACTTGTGCTTTAGTACAAAGGGAACTACACCGAAATCGTTCCCCTCTTCTCCATCACAAAATCTTTTGCGATAAATAAGGAGGAAAATGACGGTTATTGTCGAATCGGGTACGATGTAAGGAAAGAATGTAAATAAAAAACCCCAAATGGGGTTGCACCAACCATCTAAACTTTTCTGTAAAAACAATTCCGGCCAAACCCCGGCTGCCGCTCTTTCCCGCTTGATCCCTGCAGCAGAAATTCGATGTGTGGGTAGGCAGATTTCACCGACAACCCTCGAGGGCCGATGCAATATACCTAAGGAGTATGACGGCAGTCTAAACACACCGACGGTGTCTAAGGGGTAAACTCCCGGATTTCCAGATAACGTTCAAGCTTTCGTTTGACCCGTTGCAATGCGTTATCGATCGATTTAACATGACGGTTTAAATCAACGGCGATTTCCTGATAGGATCGCCCATCTAAGTACAGCATCAACACCTGCCGCTCCAACTCGCTTAAAATTTGCGACATTTTATCCTCGATGTCATCGAATTCCTCTTGGTTAATGTACAATTCTTCCGGATCCGACACGCGTCCCCCCGTCAACACATCCATCAGTGTGCGGTCGGAATCTTCGTCATAAATGGGCTTGTCCAGGGAGACATAAGAATTGAGAGGGATATGTTTTTGACGTGTCGCCGTTTTGATCGCCGTTATAATTTGGCGGGTTATGCACAGCTCGGCGAAAGCTTTAAACGATGCAAGCTTATCTCCGCGAAAATCACGAATCGCTTTGTAAAGCCCAATCATCCCTTCCTGAACGATATCTTCATGATCAGCCCCAATCAAAAAGTAGGAACGCGCTTTGGCCCTGACAAAATTTTTGTATTTGTTAATCAATTGCTCCAGCGCCACACCGTCTCCTAAACGTACAGACTCCACCAGTTCTTCGTCAGCCATCGTTTCGTAGTTTAACATCGTGTTCCACTGAAGATTGACGCTCACCTTCATCCCTCCGACCCGTTGGCTGGTAACCAGGATAAACTTATTATATCTGAGTTGAAACAAAAACGTCAAATTTCCACCTATTTTTTCCGTCGTAACGATTCCAGTTGTTTCAATATTTCCCCGTTTAATCCTTGACCCAGGGTTTGCTTCCCTCCACTGCTCTCCTCTTCAATCCGTCGAGAGATCTCCCGCTTCATCGATTGGATCTCCTGCAACAATTCCCGGGCGGAGACGCGAAACGCCCCTTGCCCGAAAATCATTCGCTGTTCCAGGTAATCCGAGGTAGCCACATACAGGCGTTGTCCGGTGGCTCGATTTTTTTTGACAAGCCGTTCAATCAGTTGATCAGCCGTTTCATGCTCTCGGGTATAGCGAACAATGATGTTTCCCAGCTTCTCTTCGCTCTCTCCACCCGGTGTGCGATGCGCGTCAAAGACGACCATCACCCGACGGCCGGAACTGGCCTGATATTCCGACAACAGTTCAATCAAGCGTGTTCTCGCCTCTTCCAAGGGAATCCGATCCCAATTTTGATGAGCACCGATGATGTTGTATCCATCTACGATCAGCCATTCATCCATTGATCACACCTGACCACTTTCCCGCCCGCGCATCACTTCATACATCAATAACGCCGCCGCGACCGAGGCATTGAGGGAAGGAACCCGCCCCTTCATCGGCAGCCGTACCAAAAAGTCACACCGCTCCTTCAGCACCCGGCTGATACCTT is part of the Desmospora activa DSM 45169 genome and encodes:
- a CDS encoding NYN domain-containing protein, yielding MDEWLIVDGYNIIGAHQNWDRIPLEEARTRLIELLSEYQASSGRRVMVVFDAHRTPGGESEEKLGNIIVRYTREHETADQLIERLVKKNRATGQRLYVATSDYLEQRMIFGQGAFRVSARELLQEIQSMKREISRRIEEESSGGKQTLGQGLNGEILKQLESLRRKK
- the sigH gene encoding RNA polymerase sporulation sigma factor SigH codes for the protein MKVSVNLQWNTMLNYETMADEELVESVRLGDGVALEQLINKYKNFVRAKARSYFLIGADHEDIVQEGMIGLYKAIRDFRGDKLASFKAFAELCITRQIITAIKTATRQKHIPLNSYVSLDKPIYDEDSDRTLMDVLTGGRVSDPEELYINQEEFDDIEDKMSQILSELERQVLMLYLDGRSYQEIAVDLNRHVKSIDNALQRVKRKLERYLEIREFTP